A stretch of Deltaproteobacteria bacterium DNA encodes these proteins:
- a CDS encoding ASCH domain-containing protein yields MHGLVIKDAPLEAILAGEKTWEIRGSATTRRGLIGLIRSGSGTVTGVCELVGVRGPLSVEELAAHASNAGFRATRLPYARTHAWVLAGARRLLRPVPYRHPPGAVIWVRLADEVSEAVQAQLHTVPASFARGGRA; encoded by the coding sequence ATGCACGGACTCGTCATCAAAGATGCGCCGCTCGAGGCGATCCTCGCCGGTGAGAAGACCTGGGAGATCCGCGGCAGCGCGACGACGCGCCGGGGCCTCATCGGGCTCATCCGCAGCGGCAGCGGCACGGTCACGGGCGTGTGCGAGCTCGTGGGCGTCCGGGGGCCCCTGTCCGTCGAGGAGCTGGCGGCGCACGCCTCCAACGCGGGGTTTCGCGCGACGCGCTTGCCCTACGCCCGAACGCACGCCTGGGTGCTGGCCGGCGCGAGGCGCCTTCTGCGGCCCGTGCCGTACCGTCATCCTCCCGGGGCCGTGATCTGGGTTCGGCTCGCCGACGAGGTGTCCGAGGCGGTGCAGGCGCAGCTCCACACCGTCCCGGCATCGTTTGCCCGAGGAGGTCGCGCATGA
- a CDS encoding zinc-dependent metalloprotease translates to MSRFKGWSWLAVAAAVVAGCGEGAGPEDVAADPNINNSFIVGAPQGKADTIGTNRANITIKRDALGKEFLLQSNWIFPWGAPMFGATQSRIVYFKEVGRELFMLEAPSDYALDKSQEVDMKLVLAKFPIVARPFNDFLRKEITFDFNQGMAQIFVDWDWWTPDFDYPDPLRTFAVPVDASYIESAKADRADRVTITQVGKAKHEWGNFPFTVKYYLSPYRPDPTYKPLAAPATMDDMGFFQVTPKAGKNDRTYVSKVARFHPEKQTTWALSTNTPVQFRQAVRDGVLYWNKALGREFFKVVDAPAGVSAPNPDYNVIQWVDAPTVGFAYADAQMDPRTGQVLHAQVFLSSIFAVYGKADAQALLRRQEAHKLSDPVSKYRTKHRWAGLKGLGARFQHIRDAREVYALARQALTTGASDAQVLEAAANVVRSVVAHEVGHCLGLRHNFAASQDANAAPETFDNHMTNFLKGQPTRAATAIPSSSVMDYLTVSADFVAGQRIALGQPGLEYDVQAASVLYKGASVVPGKHPIFCSDLPSGWAGLFGAYQDCQAYDVGRNPIEFAKWYRKEILDNLASHFFEQYVGAKSPTPGDQPVALNYVDLYPKYYAMDAVTPLFTAFRGLTTAAKTLAVRRTFGVANDANQKEVLLAEYAATASRLTANGGYAGAFGWMPKDFAETAAAKFDKLVAAHGTTTGFFDQKVSFSDAEKTLMKATARAAFKKVAELGTQYDLTLLGNGQNPYESEIFMQNPWLMEYMQPSDSGKIADQPMTKKLPAYAAERVADVLLSETGKKITGEITVTVEPAPPAEGEEPPAEAGPTEKKIKVSLPVYFYPVETRVVAAGLFMGMQAEFAYYGKVEKKALDEKYTDAMNALYEGTVKDPHLLPSALSHWFADREAVEGALGADMSGGMPPGMPPM, encoded by the coding sequence ATGAGTCGATTCAAGGGATGGAGCTGGCTGGCCGTCGCCGCGGCGGTGGTCGCTGGCTGTGGCGAGGGTGCGGGGCCGGAGGACGTCGCCGCCGACCCGAACATCAACAACTCGTTCATCGTCGGGGCTCCGCAGGGCAAGGCGGACACCATCGGCACCAACCGCGCGAACATCACGATCAAGCGCGACGCGCTGGGCAAAGAATTCCTGCTGCAGAGCAACTGGATCTTCCCCTGGGGCGCCCCGATGTTCGGCGCGACGCAGAGCCGCATCGTCTACTTCAAGGAGGTCGGCCGCGAGCTGTTCATGCTCGAGGCGCCGAGCGACTACGCGCTCGACAAGAGCCAGGAAGTGGACATGAAGCTGGTGCTGGCCAAGTTCCCGATCGTGGCCCGTCCCTTCAACGATTTCCTGCGCAAGGAGATCACCTTCGACTTCAACCAGGGGATGGCCCAGATCTTCGTGGACTGGGACTGGTGGACCCCCGACTTCGACTATCCCGACCCGCTCCGCACCTTCGCCGTCCCCGTCGACGCGAGCTACATCGAGTCGGCGAAGGCCGACCGCGCCGACCGCGTGACCATCACGCAGGTGGGCAAGGCCAAGCACGAGTGGGGCAACTTCCCCTTCACGGTGAAGTACTACCTCTCGCCGTACCGCCCCGACCCGACCTACAAGCCCCTCGCGGCGCCGGCCACGATGGACGACATGGGCTTCTTCCAGGTGACGCCGAAGGCGGGCAAGAACGACCGGACCTACGTGTCGAAGGTGGCGCGTTTCCACCCCGAGAAGCAGACCACCTGGGCTCTCTCCACGAACACGCCGGTGCAGTTCCGCCAGGCGGTGCGTGACGGCGTGCTCTACTGGAACAAGGCGCTCGGTCGCGAGTTCTTCAAGGTAGTCGACGCGCCGGCCGGCGTCTCCGCGCCGAACCCCGACTACAACGTGATCCAGTGGGTGGATGCGCCGACCGTGGGCTTCGCCTACGCCGACGCGCAGATGGATCCGCGCACGGGTCAGGTCCTGCACGCGCAGGTCTTCCTGAGCTCCATCTTCGCCGTGTATGGCAAGGCGGACGCGCAGGCGCTCCTCCGTCGCCAGGAAGCCCACAAGCTCTCCGACCCGGTGTCGAAGTACCGCACCAAGCACCGCTGGGCCGGGCTGAAGGGCCTCGGCGCCCGCTTTCAGCACATCCGCGACGCGCGAGAGGTCTACGCTCTGGCGCGGCAGGCGCTCACCACGGGCGCGAGCGACGCGCAGGTCCTCGAGGCCGCCGCGAACGTGGTGCGCTCGGTCGTCGCGCACGAGGTGGGCCACTGCCTCGGCCTGCGGCACAACTTCGCGGCCTCGCAGGACGCGAACGCGGCGCCGGAGACCTTCGACAACCACATGACGAACTTCCTCAAGGGTCAGCCGACCCGCGCGGCCACGGCCATCCCGTCGTCCTCGGTGATGGACTACCTCACGGTGAGCGCGGACTTCGTGGCGGGTCAGCGCATCGCGCTCGGTCAGCCCGGCCTCGAGTACGACGTCCAGGCCGCGAGCGTGCTCTACAAGGGCGCGTCCGTGGTGCCCGGCAAGCACCCCATCTTCTGCAGCGACCTGCCCTCGGGCTGGGCCGGCCTCTTCGGGGCCTACCAGGACTGCCAGGCCTACGACGTGGGCCGTAACCCGATCGAGTTCGCCAAGTGGTACCGCAAGGAGATCCTCGACAACCTGGCCAGCCACTTCTTCGAGCAGTACGTCGGGGCGAAGTCCCCCACCCCCGGGGACCAGCCGGTGGCGCTGAACTACGTCGATCTGTACCCCAAGTACTACGCGATGGACGCCGTGACGCCGCTCTTTACCGCCTTCCGCGGCCTCACCACGGCGGCGAAGACCCTCGCCGTGCGCCGGACCTTCGGCGTGGCGAACGACGCCAACCAGAAGGAAGTGCTCCTGGCCGAGTACGCGGCGACGGCGAGCCGCCTCACCGCGAACGGCGGCTACGCCGGGGCCTTCGGCTGGATGCCCAAGGACTTCGCGGAGACCGCGGCGGCCAAGTTCGACAAGCTCGTCGCGGCGCACGGCACGACCACGGGCTTCTTCGACCAGAAGGTGAGCTTCAGCGACGCCGAGAAGACCCTGATGAAGGCGACCGCACGCGCGGCCTTCAAGAAGGTCGCCGAGCTCGGGACGCAGTACGACCTGACGCTGCTCGGCAACGGCCAGAATCCGTACGAGAGCGAGATCTTCATGCAGAACCCCTGGCTGATGGAGTACATGCAGCCGAGCGACTCGGGGAAGATCGCCGACCAGCCGATGACCAAGAAGCTGCCGGCGTACGCCGCGGAGCGGGTGGCCGACGTGCTCCTCTCCGAGACGGGCAAGAAGATCACGGGTGAGATCACCGTCACCGTCGAGCCCGCGCCGCCGGCCGAAGGGGAAGAGCCCCCGGCCGAGGCAGGTCCGACGGAGAAGAAGATCAAGGTCTCGCTGCCGGTCTACTTCTACCCGGTCGAGACGCGCGTGGTCGCTGCGGGCCTCTTCATGGGGATGCAGGCCGAGTTCGCCTACTACGGCAAGGTCGAGAAGAAGGCGCTCGACGAGAAGTACACCGACGCCATGAACGCCCTCTACGAGGGGACGGTCAAGGACCCGCACCTTCTCCCCTCGGCTCTCTCGCACTGGTTCGCGGACCGTGAGGCCGTGGAGGGCGCGCTCGGCGCCGACATGAGCGGCGGGATGCCCCCCGGCATGCCCCCGATGTAG
- a CDS encoding nuclear transport factor 2 family protein, translating to MSRQAILAANEAFYEAFAQRDLEAMDLVWAEQAPVACIHPGWDVLLGREQVMAAWDAILSSPSAPKIVCSHESIHVCGDAAYVVCRETAGEGTLIATNLFVLENGRWRLAHHQAGPLAETDDEEDDEDSDGEPTLLN from the coding sequence ATGTCTCGACAAGCCATCCTCGCCGCCAATGAAGCCTTCTACGAGGCGTTCGCCCAGCGCGACCTCGAGGCGATGGATCTGGTCTGGGCGGAGCAGGCTCCCGTCGCGTGCATCCACCCGGGGTGGGACGTGCTCCTCGGGCGCGAGCAGGTGATGGCCGCCTGGGACGCGATCCTCTCCAGCCCCTCGGCCCCCAAGATCGTCTGCAGCCACGAATCGATCCACGTCTGCGGTGACGCGGCCTACGTCGTCTGTCGCGAGACGGCCGGTGAGGGAACGCTCATCGCGACCAACCTCTTCGTCCTGGAGAACGGGCGCTGGCGACTGGCCCACCATCAGGCCGGGCCTCTGGCCGAGACCGACGACGAGGAGGACGACGAGGACAGCGACGGGGAGCCCACGCTCCTTAACTGA
- a CDS encoding tetratricopeptide repeat protein: MRIHHRADSSTLRFGDWLVHRGLIDEHQRAVALAQSERRQCRIGDALVDLGMLNRQQVEQEHAARAHFSSTTGLLDQSIRPVGRRTTAHRLFDLTDMTAERPRHQLGAERTPTPSMTGAEPQVILSAADLSQLRDNVASRTGTGAPWYPRRAEPGAPAPRGVSSSGDLIVEAKRSPAAQPPSARVPGAGVPSADAPTPEGPIDPALRVRHAPSDRTPTPRPLGRESARPGPEAAMPAAEPVTSAELPTELVRPRRRPPWLWIAVPVAVAASSLAAGLLIGQLRTERLAPAASNASLELESAPGPRAVPEPAATGERSGTPPGPRAAAAAAATPAPNPPPTEPTPARSPDALVSLGHLDATQGRLESADRLFEQALAQRPDDVELRLQVAEIYGQLGQHTKVWAVGQPALQQLVVDGKRRQAAVARARLGRWLRKGADPELRRAKGLLLAACHAGEPSATGCLELARLYRAQSRRNKALSYYRRALSVDRGLAVARAELRHLERRR, from the coding sequence ATGCGGATTCATCACCGAGCCGACAGCTCGACGCTGCGCTTTGGCGATTGGCTCGTGCACCGCGGGCTAATCGACGAGCACCAGCGCGCGGTGGCCCTCGCGCAGTCCGAGAGACGCCAGTGCCGCATCGGGGATGCGCTGGTGGACCTCGGCATGCTCAACCGCCAGCAGGTGGAGCAGGAGCACGCGGCGCGGGCGCACTTCTCGAGCACCACGGGTCTGCTCGACCAATCCATCCGGCCCGTGGGTCGCCGCACGACCGCCCACCGGCTGTTCGACCTGACGGACATGACGGCCGAACGGCCACGGCATCAGCTGGGGGCGGAACGTACGCCGACCCCGTCCATGACGGGGGCGGAGCCTCAGGTGATCCTGAGCGCCGCGGACCTGTCCCAGCTACGCGACAACGTCGCGTCCCGCACGGGGACCGGCGCGCCCTGGTATCCGCGTCGCGCGGAGCCCGGAGCGCCCGCGCCGCGCGGCGTCTCCTCCTCCGGGGATCTGATCGTCGAGGCGAAGCGTTCTCCGGCTGCCCAGCCACCGAGCGCCAGAGTGCCTGGCGCCGGCGTGCCGAGCGCCGACGCCCCAACCCCGGAAGGCCCGATCGATCCAGCGCTCCGGGTTCGCCACGCCCCCTCCGACCGCACCCCCACGCCGAGGCCTCTCGGCCGGGAGAGCGCACGGCCTGGTCCCGAGGCGGCGATGCCCGCGGCGGAGCCGGTAACCAGCGCCGAGCTGCCGACGGAGCTCGTGCGCCCGCGTCGACGCCCTCCGTGGCTCTGGATTGCCGTACCGGTCGCCGTGGCCGCCTCCAGCCTGGCCGCGGGACTGCTCATCGGACAGCTACGCACCGAGCGACTGGCGCCCGCCGCGAGCAACGCCTCCCTCGAGCTGGAGAGCGCGCCCGGGCCGCGCGCGGTTCCCGAGCCCGCGGCAACCGGCGAACGCAGCGGCACACCGCCCGGCCCGCGCGCCGCAGCCGCGGCGGCTGCAACTCCAGCCCCGAATCCACCTCCGACGGAGCCGACCCCCGCGCGCTCTCCCGACGCGCTCGTCTCCCTCGGTCACCTCGACGCCACACAAGGACGGCTCGAGAGCGCGGACCGGCTCTTCGAGCAAGCGCTCGCGCAGCGCCCGGACGACGTGGAGCTGCGCCTGCAGGTGGCCGAGATCTACGGCCAGCTCGGTCAGCACACCAAGGTGTGGGCCGTCGGACAGCCCGCGCTGCAGCAGCTCGTCGTAGACGGCAAGCGGCGCCAGGCCGCAGTGGCGCGCGCCCGCCTCGGCCGCTGGCTCCGTAAGGGAGCAGACCCCGAGTTGCGCCGCGCGAAGGGTTTGCTGCTCGCCGCGTGCCACGCTGGGGAGCCCTCGGCCACCGGCTGCCTCGAGCTGGCCCGCCTCTACCGCGCGCAGTCGCGCCGGAACAAGGCGCTCTCGTACTACCGCCGGGCCCTCTCGGTGGACCGCGGGCTGGCCGTCGCACGGGCCGAGCTCAGGCACCTCGAGCGACGCCGGTAG
- a CDS encoding adenylate/guanylate cyclase domain-containing protein: MVRGQGSEGAFAGGHSIMGLEELVLAVEPDDRVAYLNSAMARLLGVSSREAAQGMALEALDRGPLGEGVLCGLVRAARQSPVPVTVERLCPGLPVEALPSSGEPRPTGDPVLRLTAGARAGAVHLVLQDVTRQRWLEATFSRYVSPAVIEQLERMDSSAWLRMSRREVTILSADLRGFSGLCQELHPEEVQELVNAFLGNMLDCVDLLRGTVEKFEGDGVMAIFGAPLEQPDHALRGLVCALEMQQRQRRWIGERRTAGRAAPALGVGVSSGPAVVGNVGTRQRLHYTALGHTTNLSARLCGLAEGGEVLTSPETREEALRAMADPRVQLPRLPLTFTSRGELRLKNLAAPVEVLVVGG, from the coding sequence ATGGTGCGAGGTCAGGGATCGGAAGGCGCCTTCGCCGGAGGCCACAGCATCATGGGCCTCGAGGAGCTGGTCCTCGCGGTGGAGCCCGACGACCGGGTCGCGTATCTCAACTCGGCCATGGCGCGCCTGCTCGGGGTTTCCAGCCGTGAGGCGGCGCAGGGAATGGCGCTCGAGGCGCTCGATCGGGGACCGCTCGGCGAGGGGGTGCTCTGCGGCCTGGTGCGCGCCGCGCGGCAGTCCCCCGTGCCGGTGACCGTGGAACGACTCTGCCCGGGGCTGCCCGTCGAGGCGCTTCCCTCCTCGGGAGAGCCGCGACCGACGGGAGATCCGGTCCTGCGCCTCACCGCCGGCGCGCGCGCGGGGGCCGTGCACCTCGTGCTGCAGGACGTCACCCGGCAGCGCTGGCTCGAGGCCACCTTCTCGCGCTACGTCTCGCCCGCGGTGATCGAGCAGCTCGAGCGCATGGACTCCTCGGCCTGGCTGCGCATGTCGCGCCGCGAGGTGACCATCCTCTCGGCGGACCTGCGCGGCTTCAGCGGGCTCTGCCAGGAGCTGCACCCCGAGGAGGTGCAGGAGCTGGTGAACGCCTTTCTCGGCAACATGCTCGACTGCGTGGATCTCTTGCGTGGGACCGTCGAGAAGTTCGAAGGCGATGGGGTGATGGCCATCTTCGGCGCGCCCCTCGAGCAGCCGGATCACGCGCTCCGCGGCCTGGTCTGCGCGCTCGAGATGCAGCAACGGCAGCGGCGCTGGATCGGCGAGCGGCGCACGGCGGGACGGGCCGCGCCCGCGCTCGGCGTCGGGGTGAGCAGCGGCCCCGCGGTGGTCGGCAACGTCGGCACGCGCCAGCGCCTGCACTACACGGCGCTCGGCCACACGACCAACCTGAGCGCGCGCCTCTGCGGGCTGGCCGAGGGGGGCGAGGTGCTCACGAGTCCCGAGACGCGCGAAGAGGCGCTCCGCGCGATGGCCGATCCGCGCGTGCAGCTCCCGCGCTTGCCGCTGACCTTCACCAGCCGCGGCGAGCTCCGGTTGAAGAACCTGGCCGCGCCGGTCGAGGTTCTCGTCGTCGGGGGTTAG
- a CDS encoding alpha/beta hydrolase, translating into MVSATPPGLPPAAPESSIALHTRDGLVLEALEHRPALERARGRVVVCHPHPLHAGTMHNKVVTTVVRAAAARDLATVRFNFRGVGGSQGTHDEGAAERLDVLAALARADELSDHRGMRVLAGYSFGSAVSCAVLAGGERVDRLLLVAPPLDVRAVPPPPLPAEGLLLVVADDDPFCSVTAAERFVASYGDARVRLQLVPGAGHFFHGLLQPLAEAVGAFLGPRDDVLS; encoded by the coding sequence GTGGTGAGCGCCACCCCCCCCGGGCTTCCGCCGGCCGCCCCCGAGAGCTCCATCGCGCTGCACACGCGCGACGGGCTCGTCCTCGAGGCGCTCGAACATCGTCCCGCTCTGGAGCGCGCTCGCGGGCGCGTCGTGGTCTGCCATCCGCATCCGCTGCACGCGGGCACCATGCACAATAAGGTGGTGACGACGGTGGTGCGCGCGGCCGCCGCGCGAGACCTCGCGACGGTGCGCTTCAACTTTCGCGGCGTGGGAGGCAGCCAGGGGACCCACGACGAGGGTGCCGCCGAGCGGCTCGACGTGCTCGCCGCACTCGCGCGCGCCGACGAGCTTTCGGACCATCGGGGGATGCGCGTCCTGGCCGGCTACAGCTTCGGCTCGGCCGTCTCGTGCGCGGTGCTCGCGGGGGGCGAGCGCGTGGACCGGTTGCTCCTCGTCGCGCCGCCGCTCGACGTGCGAGCCGTGCCGCCTCCGCCGTTGCCCGCGGAGGGGCTGCTCCTCGTGGTGGCCGACGACGATCCTTTCTGCAGTGTGACGGCGGCCGAGCGCTTCGTCGCGAGCTACGGCGACGCCCGGGTGCGCCTGCAGCTCGTTCCGGGGGCGGGACACTTCTTTCACGGCCTGCTGCAGCCGCTGGCCGAGGCCGTGGGCGCGTTCCTCGGGCCGCGCGACGACGTGCTCAGTTAA